The Quercus robur chromosome 3, dhQueRobu3.1, whole genome shotgun sequence DNA segment gattaatatatatttagatatGAGCAAAAATTAGACATTtaatttagaatatatatatagattctaaattaaatgtctaattttttttctatatgtcctatctaaatatatattaatttttgtgctAAGTGAGTTATTTAGAGTAAGATGAGAGGTTGactttttttgaaatttcactAAAGGAATTTACTTCACGTTGAAAACTAAGGGGTCCAATATAATTGCCATTATCATGCTGCCCAAAAGCCGAGGAtgaattagaagaaaaaaatgcatCATTTTTATGGACCGAATCCTTTACTTTTGTTTGGTGAGTCTAAGACTCTTAGTAACatattagaattcaaatttaatcaaaattagtttctaattgaattataattttttgtcatgtgtttaaataattaaaaaactaaaaaaaacaattttggtgCCAAATGACCCCATTTGTAATGCTCAGAGTAAAAACTGAGAGGCCACCTTATTACCACcactaataaatattttcatattgtgcaaaaacacaaacatgaattaCAAActaattatctttatatattaagaagattcaaaaagttagttattctttaataaaatgtcaaaaatacccctaagtTAATTAGATAATcccttattcttaaaaaaattaaaaaaatagggctaaaattgtaattaaaaaaaattaaaaaaaaaaactaccagataaatttttttcctaaaaattaataCACTCTCTATTTAAATAGATTTcacattaaattttaatttcttaaaaatctctTCCTATATAACCTTACTAATATAGTAGtagataaatttaaattgaaaaattatattaaactcaaaaaaaaaaaaaaaacctcatcgtacgtgtgtgtgtgtgtgagagacgAGACTAGTTATAATGTAAAACATTTGGGGATATTGGGCTTTTGCCcgtattttacaaaaataacaGCAATATGTctatgttttgaaactatttatgTCTGTGtctctgttttgaaactcgattttaacaaaattgagttaCAAGTAGAACTCAACATTAGCAATGTCgaattttatgcatattttgccacttaatttttttttttttttaaattaggtgAGACTTGATTTTAgcaaaattgagtttcaattaaaaatttacatataacttgattttgaaaatatcGAGTTTTATACCaaactcgattttgttaaaatcgagtttcataAATAAGAACACGAatttaaatagtttcaaaatagaaatatattactattatttacttatttttgcaaaataaagacaaaagtCCAATGTCCCCTAAAACAATCTACataagttaaaaatatattttatctataaataaaGGCAACACCcgaattaaaatatattttatatttgttaatttgatgGGTTGGAGCCGACGTGAGTGGGGGGATGATGACGTAGGGGACAGATCAGACGGGGGGTGAAAGGGACTTGTTTGGCTTTACTTGGGTCCTGTGGGCTGAGCTGGGCCTTTTTAGACACATCGACAGCATCGCGCGCGATGCGCGGGAGCTTATTTCTGTAATATAAAAAGCCCCCACTCGACTCGAACTCAACTCCCACATatgacattgatgatgatgttcatgatgatgatgcATTGATGATAAAATTGAATTCATGAAAATGATACATATGTCCCCCAAAATCTTCGTACTTTTATGGGCCCCACTTTTGCTGCAGGGAATCAAACTCCTTCCTACGcatgtttttgattgatttccTTATACCTACACTATAGTGACTTTGATATTATGCcccttttcacttttttttttttttgggtatatttatttcattctttAAAGTAATTTTGAGtgaatattttactatttacaTAATAATTAAATCACTTGAACTTCATAAAAGGGAAATATTTACATTcaatttggaggaaaattcaTCCAACTCATTAGGGGTGTGTGTCGGTATGTACAATTGGTTTCGAGAAGAGTTTtaaggctatgttacaagggtCAATTTATATAAGGTCGAATCATCGTCGTACTGCTTATCATTAATATGGTGATTGTGATTTGCGATTTGGTAGTCAGTTTTTGATACGAAATATCCCAAGCATCAAGATCTTATCCAAGATAGATGTACCACATGCAGTGGCCCATGACAATCAAAGAGAGATGGTACAAAttcctcaacaaaaaaaaaagaaaaaagaaaaaagaaaaaagaaggagatGGTACAAGCatgtttttttgtgtggattaaTTCTACACCTCCAAATTCAAACATATATGTTTCAATATAAAATGTGAGGAGTGGGTAAGTTTTCAATATTAGAAAAATAAGTAAAGTCTAGATTAATTCTAGAACCTCCAGAGAACTTgatattacataaaaatattaatagtatataagtattaaaataaatattaaaattttatgtaattgtaTGATACCTTACTTGTATCGGTCTAATAAAATTACATATGGTGGTAATTTTGTTACATTCAGGGGTAACAAATGTCATAAATAACCTTCTCCCCTCTCCTCGTGtttgtgtgtgttaaaaatacttagtatttaaaaaaaatgtcataaatAAGATAATGTCTACATGAAAGCTAATGGTAAGTTTCATTATGTGACAATTCATATGAGCATCCACATATATTTAATTGTATGATTCATCAAATAGGTTATTTGATTATAATAATTGTGCATGATCCTTTAATTGTCTCATATTGGGATGAAGGAAAGCACTATTTATAATGCATGAATAACTCCTTTTAATGCATTAATTTTAATTCATGATGATCAAGgttcattttttctcttttaaattattcttttcaagTTTCTATCATCTAATTCATGgaattaattaaaatacaatttaattatttgagttttatttatgaAACTTGGCTAATTTTTGAAAGAGTGTGAATTGATTGAGTTCAAATTaggtttttatatattacatgaaaaattatctttatatCTTAAAGGGCAACATTTAATCCAAATATGTTATAATACAATCATAATAACTAGTGTGTAATCTCGTGCATATGCACGGCTACAATTAAAATCATCACAATTACATGATTCAAATTATACTTTGTATtaacttacacattttttaaaacatacatttttaaaatacgTTATGGtttcttacatatatatatatatatatatataatttagaatttaattggatttagtCTCTTCGGTTTTTGTACCCAATAATTTACctatcacaaaaattaaaaaaattagatagacATGTGGCACGAAATTGAActtcaattgaaattcaatttagaatttaattggatttggactcttcgatttttacattcaataattcactttgtaccaaaaaaaaaaaattagatgggacttgtggtgcaaaattgagaatccaattaaaatctaacttgattttctttgagttttggctatatatatagagagagagagagagagagagagagagagagaaaggtaaacccttatttctttttttaaaaatgtctTAAAACCCTTGTTAAGAGGGTGAAATTTTGAGAAGTCTTCCAATTTCCTGCTTTAGAAAAACTTCTTTATGCAAAGTATCACTAAACGAAATTCAGCTGTTGAAATTTCTTGGCATTTTGAGTAAAGATAAAGTGGTAGAATTGATTCTTATCCACTTAAATAGAGTTCACCTACAATGGAAAATACATACATCATTGCAAGTAATTGCCAAATTGATTTTGTATGTAGATCAATGGAGGCACTTTCCTCAAAAGATACAATCAGTAAGACATTGACATGATGTGTCtgtttgaaaatttaaggtAATAAGTTATACCAACCAGAGACTTGAGACTAAAGCCAACTTAATTGAAAAGGTACACTAGCCGTCCAGATGCTAGCTAGTAATTGCGAAATTGTTATGAATGAAAGTCTaagaaaaattgttgttttttcCACTCTTAAACGTAGAAGTGGAGcctacaatttattttccatttctcACGTGGATTCCAAAGAAACATATGCACATGGGTAACAAACATGATGAAACGTCTAAACCTAAGCTATGAACAACCTTCATATGCTATATATAGATTACTGCAGAGTGTAGTAGGACCAAAATTATGGGAAAATAACAAATCCCATATTTTCCTATGCCACACAAATCTTTGTTGGAAAATCCCTGTCtgaaaatgataaaactttAGTACAATTTCTTGAGTGCATTGACTAATGAATTACAGAgttaaatttagtttttcttgCGGGAATATAACCATCTTTAGTATTTAAATTGATCAATACAAACACACGGTTTAATATAATTAAGAAACCTAATATACAACATCTAAAGaattgtagctaaattttacTTGTTTGGAAAAATCAGTGTCAAAACCTAAATGTGAAGTTCAACTTTAAGGATAATCTTTAGATTTCATTAATTGAAAAAGAAGgtaataaaattagattaaactTACCTCGAGAAAGGAAGTCTTTAACTGTTAATATTACATTTATCAACCAAACATCTAGGCTGATGGTTGACATAAGGCACCAACTAACTTACCTAACTATGAAAGCTTGAAACTGAAACCATTAATAGATTTAGAAAAGAACAATTCTATATagaatttacaaaattttattataatataaggACCAAGTGGTCCATCCTGCTATGGAATTCTGTTGTGTTTATGATCTGCCATGACCACTTCCAGGTCCACCAAGTGTTAGAACTACACCTTGGAGATCACTTCTGAGCTTTGGCTCTTTGGCTGAAGATGGGGCAGTTCTAATGACTGGAAATGGTCGAGTCACTTGAGCTTGCCGGAAGCTCTGACTGGACTCTGGCATGGTATTGTACTTGATTGGCTGTGGGGAAGGCCTGAAGGTTTCCACATGAGTTGAGTTTGGGAATGGTTGGCCAACTGCTATCTGGCTAGCCAGAGGTGAAGTATTTTGTGCAAGAATTGGCCCTCTTGAAACAACTCCTGGCGCCTggttaattagtcaagttgcaTAAAGAATTTTGGTAAATTGCACAAATGAAAGTTTGGTACTTTAATAAGTTAAGCTGCATAAAGAACTCGGGTACTTGGCACAAATTAAAGTTTGGTacaaagaatcgaagtttttgACACTTACCGGGGCAAACAAGACCCCTCTAAAAACTTTTCCATTAACAGTAGCAGTCATCAGCAGTCCTGAATCAAAGGCTCCATCAACTTTACCTCGGACCTCAGCACCAATCTAAGGAGTGAAAAGAAAGAGTCAATGGCATGAACTAATGGGAATGGTTTACATAAACCAAGGCAGTGCATATTCAGAATGTGCAAGTTTATACACTTACAAGGTTTTGAATAGGTCCTCCCTCCAATGATTTCTGTTCCACTGCTGAGTATTGAGCTCCTTGTCTACCTGTATGAACGACATGAAGAAACTGCTCCGATTTTGGCTGGTTTTGATGTTCTCTTAGAAATTGAATATCCAATGGAGATCTTTGGGCAATGTTTCTGAGCTCTTTCTGCTTACTTGCAAGGCTGTTGTTAGATTGGCAATTGCTTGGAATTTTCTTAAACAAATGAAATCCTTGAGAGCCTGAGATGGAATCAGCAGATTTCTTAAGTGGGGTCTGTTCTTGATCAGATTGTGAGGGAGATGAATGCTGGGAAAGTGAAAGAGAATGTTCTTCTTGTTCTGATTCAACCTCCCACGCCTTTGAACTCGCAGTTCTTCTTCTCTTTGGATGCAAtgtatctacaagataattaacaaaatttgtcattttaaaAATCTCCATGCCTAGTCAAGGCAGACACATTGTTTTTCAAAACCAACCTGAACTGAACCGCAAAGATTGCTTTGTTTCTGATTCTGGTTCATAAGTGCCCTTTCTTACTACTTCAACATTATTCCCCATGAGCACAGTTTTCTGCTCCAAAGCATATTGATAAGCTTCTCtgtttttattaaaagtatAATGAGCAAgagagtaaatttattcaaatccataataaattttgtaccaagttATTTTCGTCTTCTCTTGGGAACCGTCTCTTTTCTTGATTCCAATGGTTTCCAAACATTTTGCACATGGAAATATTGTATCGGCCATTGGGGTGTTCTGCACCAAGCTGCAAGACCAACAATTCATTGAGAGGACGCTCATCCTCCCCACACCTGCAAATTGAATACTGAGTTTTCAGGACATTATGCATAAACATTAAGCTAAAACACTGATGTGGGAACTTACCCTCCATAAATGGCAACGTCCGAGTCTGTGACAACAGCTGTATGAGAAAAGCGCCCTTGTGGTTGATGGCCACATATATCAAGCTGAGTCCATGAACATGTGCTCACATCTAGGATCCAAACATCATTGTAATAATGTTTGTCACCAACCCCTCCAATGACATAGATCTGCAAGTCATTAAGAACTCAGTGACTTGATATTTTTTTCAGAAACTATGTGGAAAGTGAGATTTTGAATAATGTTAATGAAGTCACTCTATGTAATACTATTCTTACCATTCCACAACACGAGGTGGAGTGGTCAccaaaaatgaatgaaaattttggacTAAAATTAACTAGAGAAGAGTTGAGTCTCATTTCCTTAACTATGTAAAACTAAATGGAATGAATTCAATTCTATGCAGTGTCTGCATGCTCCATATTAGTAATATAACTTGCCTTTGTCCCAATATTTACAGCAGCATGCCCTGCTCTAACGCCTGGCGAAGATCCTTGAACAGCCAACTGATGAGAAAAATGAATCAATTGTGAGATTAATTCCATTTTTCACAACCTATATATTCAAAACTTACAGGAATTTAAAGCATTTTCTCAATCAGATTAATACTGAAAATATGTAATAAGGATAAGGGGAAGCTCATACCTTTGACCAAGTCAGTGTGTCCATATCAAGCATATCAACATCGCCATGATATCGATCACCACGGTCCCCACCATAAACGAAAAGCTTGTTACCAATTGCAAGAGCACTGTGACTGTCTCTAGGGACGGGTACATCACCCTTCACCTCAGGAGAAGTCCATCTCATATTCTTAAGGTCCAGAACATGTAAATCATTCAAGTAATTTGCTTCACCTTCACCACTACCTCCAAAGATAACCATCTTATCATCCCCGACAAGTGTGGCTGTGTGACTTTCACGCGGGGATGGTGGCGTCCCTTTACATTCAGGCCGTATCCACTCTTTTGTCCCAAGATCCAATACATGAAGATCATTTACCTTCTTAGAACCATTTGTACCACCAAACACTATCATCCTGTGCCCCACAAGAACAGCACTGTGGCTATCTCTTGGGCCAGGCCCTTGACTAGTGGTTACAAAAGTGTTCCAAACCATTGTATCCAGATTTAACACAAGAACATCACTAAAATGCAAACCCCCACAACATCCCTGAAATGGTTAAGTCAGAGTACATCAAAATCTTGATAAGAGGATCCAACTCTAGAAGGTGTCAACTTGACCAGATAACATCAATTTTGGT contains these protein-coding regions:
- the LOC126716757 gene encoding acyl-CoA-binding domain-containing protein 5-like — its product is MIMGSLGGEVAKKKAMWLYPKVLGFNPSERWGHSACCSHGVVYVFGGCCGGLHFSDVLVLNLDTMVWNTFVTTSQGPGPRDSHSAVLVGHRMIVFGGTNGSKKVNDLHVLDLGTKEWIRPECKGTPPSPRESHTATLVGDDKMVIFGGSGEGEANYLNDLHVLDLKNMRWTSPEVKGDVPVPRDSHSALAIGNKLFVYGGDRGDRYHGDVDMLDMDTLTWSKLAVQGSSPGVRAGHAAVNIGTKIYVIGGVGDKHYYNDVWILDVSTCSWTQLDICGHQPQGRFSHTAVVTDSDVAIYGGCGEDERPLNELLVLQLGAEHPNGRYNISMCKMFGNHWNQEKRRFPREDENNLKTVLMGNNVEVVRKGTYEPESETKQSLRFSSDTLHPKRRRTASSKAWEVESEQEEHSLSLSQHSSPSQSDQEQTPLKKSADSISGSQGFHLFKKIPSNCQSNNSLASKQKELRNIAQRSPLDIQFLREHQNQPKSEQFLHVVHTGRQGAQYSAVEQKSLEGGPIQNLIGAEVRGKVDGAFDSGLLMTATVNGKVFRGVLFAPAPGVVSRGPILAQNTSPLASQIAVGQPFPNSTHVETFRPSPQPIKYNTMPESSQSFRQAQVTRPFPVIRTAPSSAKEPKLRSDLQGVVLTLGGPGSGHGRS